Part of the Bacillus cereus group sp. RP43 genome is shown below.
CAGCAGCCGTTGCAGATTACCGTCCGAAATATGTTCATGATAATAAAATGAAAAAGAAAAACGGCGATGCTGTAATTGAATTAGAAAGAACAGTGGATATTTTAAAAACGTTAGGTGAGAAGAAGGACCGACAGCTACTTATCGGTTTTGCAGCTGAAACGACAAACATAGAGGAATACGCAACGAGAAAATTACGTGAGAAAAATGCAAATATGATTGTTGCGAATGACGTGAAAGTGCAAGGAGCTGGATTTGGTACAGATACAAATATTGTGACAATGTATAGAAAAGATGGAAAAATTATCGAACTGCCACTTTTAATGAAGAAAGAAGTAGCTCGTGAAATATTAAAGCAAATAGAAATGATGTTAGAAGATGATCGTGTATGAAGTTTGCAAGTGTAGTTGTTGATGTACCTGCACGTCAAACAGATCGACCGTTTGATTATATTATCCCTAAAAAATGGGAAGATATCGTGCAAACAGGAATGCGTGTAGTAGTCCCATTTGGTCCGAGGAAATTGCAAGGTTTTATTATTGGAATAAAGGATTCGGTTGACCTAGAAAGTAAAAAGTTAAAAGCGTTGTATGAAATATTAGATGTCACTCCGGTTTTAAATGATGAATTATTAAAGCTTGGGTATTGGCTTACAAGTGAAACGTTATGCTATATGATTTCAGCTTTTCAGGTAATGCTTCCGACAGCGATAAAAGCAACATATAAAAAGCGTCTGCAACTTCGTAACCAAGAAGAAGTAGCGCCAGAAATTCTTTCTTTATTTCAAGGGAAGGAAACGATAGATTGGGAAGCTATCGAAGCGCAGCCGCACCTATATCGCACTATTCAACAAGAAATTAAAAATGGTACGACTGAAGTGGTTTATCAAGTAAAGGATAAAGTGCAAAAGAAGAAACAAAGAGTAGTTCAACCGGAGTTGCCGGCAGATAAATTGGAATTAGCAGCATTTGAACTGAAAAGTAAAAAACAACAAGACGTACTCTATTATTTTGTAGAAAACTACAACAGTGTACCGTTAAAAAATTTAACAGAAGAATTACAGATAACAGATGCTCCAATAAAATCACTTGTTAAAAAGGGTCTAATCTCAGAAAAGTATGTAGAAGTATACCGGAATCCGTATGACGATGATGATTTTGAACAAACGAAACCATTTCCGCTTACTGAGGAACAAAAACAAGTAATTACACCGATTTTGTCATCAATTACAAATGAAACTTACAATCCATTTTTACTATATGGTGTTACAGGAAGTGGTAAGACTGAAGTGTATTTACAATCTATAGCAGCGGTGCTCGAGAAAGGAAAAGAAGCAATTGTGCTTGTTCCTGAAATTGCGCTAACGCCCCAGATGGTAGATCGCTTTAAAGGTAGGTTCGGTTCGCAAGTTGCAGTTCTTCACAGTGCACTTTCTGTTGGAGAAAAGTATGATGAATGGCGCAAAATTTTAAGAAAAGAAGTGAAAGTGGTAGTTGGTGCACGTTCAGCTATTTTTGCTCCCTTTGAAAATTTAGGAATCATTATTATTGATGAGGAACATGAATCGAGTTATAAGCAAGAAGATAACCCGAAGTATCATGCGAGAGATGTAGCAGTGTGGAGAGGACAATACCATAAGTGTCCAATCGTTCTCGGAAGTGCAACGCCGACACTTGAATCGTTTGCTAGAGCGAAAAAAGGTGTCTATGGGTTGCTTACAATGGAAAAACGTATGAACAAACAAGCTTTGCCGACTGTAGAAATTGTTGATATGCGTGAAGAGCTACGTGATGGAAATCGCTCAATGTTTTCAAAGGCACTGCATGAAAAAATAGCAGATCGATTAGAAAAGAAAGAACAAATGGTTCTCTTTTTAAATAGAAGGGGTCATTCTACGTTTGTGATGTGCCGTGATTGTGGGTATGTCGTACAATGTCCGCATTGTGATATTTCGTTGACATATCACAAAATGAACCATCGTTTAAAATGTCATTATTGTAGTCATGAGGAAAATATGCCAACGGAGTGTCCTGCTTGTAATAGTACGTATATTCGTTTCTTTGGTACAGGGACGCAAAAGGTTGAAGAAGAAATCACAAAACTATTCCCTGAGGCGCGGGTCATTCGAATGGACGTGGATACAACAAGCCGTAAAGGAATGCATGAAAAATTATTAAAGGCGTTTGGTGAAGAGAAAGCAGATATATTACTTGGAACACAAATGATTGCAAAAGGGCTTGATTTTCCGAAGGTGACGCTTGTTGGGGTTTTAACGGCGGATACGATGCTTCATCTACCTGATTTTCGGGCGAGTGAAAAGACATATCAGCTATTGACACAAGTGAGTGGACGTGCAGGAAGACATGAATTGCCAGGGGAAGTTGTAATTCAAACGTATACGCCGGAACATTACAGTGTAGAATTAGCAAAGAATCAACAATATGATGTATTTTATGAGCAAGAAATGCAAATGAGACAAATGAGACAATATCCGCCATATTACTACGTTGTACTTGTAACTGTATCTCATCCGGAATTATTAAAGGCAGTCCAAGTGACGGAAAAAATTGTCGGTCATTTACGAACGCATTGTTCAAGGCAAACAATGGTGTTAGGGCCGGTTGCTTCAGCAATTCCAAGGATAAAAGATAGATATCGTTACCAATGCATGATAAAATACAAACGGGAACCAAACTTAAAGAACGTGCTCAAAATGGTAAATGAACATTATCAAGCAGAAATGCAAAAAGAGCTACAAATCTCAATTGATTTTAATCCAACAATGTTAATGTAGCGGAGGGAAATATGGCAGTTTTAGAAATTGTAAAGCATCCAAATGAAGTGTTAGAAACACCATGCGAAAGAGTAATTAACTTTGATAAAAAGTTAGTGAAATTGTTAAAAGATATGCATGAAACAATGTTAATTGCAGATGGCGTTGGTCTAGCTGCGCCACAAGTAGGTGTAAGCTTACAAGTTGCTGTTGTTGATATCGGTGATGATACGGGTAAAATTGAATTAATTAATCCTGTTATTTTAGAAAAACGTGGTGAACAAGTAGGTCCCGAAGGCTGCTTAAGCTTTCCGGGACTTTATGGTGAAGTGGAGCGTGCAGATTACATTAAAGTACGTGCGCAAAATCGTCGCGGTAAAATATTTTTATTAGAAGCGGATGACTTCTTAGCGCGTGCAATTCAGCATGAAATCGATCATTTACACGGTGTTTTATTTACATCTAAAGTGAAAAGATATTATGAAGCAGGCGAATTAGAATAGGTTTAAAAGGAGCGGTTTTTGAATGATGAAAGTAGTATTTATGGGGACACCGGACTTTTCTGTGCCGGTGCTTCGTCGTCTTATCGAGGACGGATATGACGTAGTTGGTGTTGTGACGCAACCTGATCGTCCAGTTGGTAGAAAAAAGGTTTTAACACCTACTCCTGTTAAAGTAGAAGCGGAGAAACATGGTATTCCAGTATTACAGCCGTTAAAAATTCGTGAAAAAGACGAATATGAAAAAGTATTAGCACTAGAGCCAGACTTAATTGTAACAGCGGCATTTGGACAAATCGTGCCGAATGAAATTTTAGAAGCGCCAAAGTATGGATGTATTAATGTCCACGCGTCATTACTTCCAGAACTTCGCGGTGGTGCACCAATTCATTATGCGATCATGGAAGGTAAAGAGAAAACAGGTATTACAATTATGTATATGGTAGAAAAATTAGATGCTGGTGATATATTAACGCAAGTAGAAGTAGAAATTGAAGAGCGTGAAACAACAGGTTCATTATTTGACAAGTTAAGCGAAGCAGGAGCACATCTTTTATCTAAAACGGTTCCTTTACTAATTCAGGGTAAACTAGAACCAATTAAACAAAGTGAAGCTGAAGTGACGTTTGCATATAATATTAAACGTGAGCAAGAGATAATTGATTGGACAAAAACAGGTGAAGAAGTATACAATCACATTCGCGGATTGAATCCATGGCCAGTTGCTTATACGACTTTGGCAGGACAAGTTATTAAAGTATGGTGGGGAGAGAAGGTCTCTATTACAGAGAAAGCTGAACCAGGTACAATAGTAGCTCTTGAAGAAGATGGATTTGTTGTTGCAACAGGGAATAAGACAGGTGTTAAAATCACTGAATTGCAACCGTCTGGTAAAAAGCGTATGAGTTGTTCACAATTTTTACGTGGAACAAAACCTGAAATTGGTACGAAGTTAGGAGAAAATGCATGAGACAAAATGTTCGTGAGTTAGCTCTGGATGGCTTAATTCAAGTAGAAAAAAGTGGCGCATATAGCAACCTACTTTTAAATAATCTGATTGAAAAAAATACAATAGACAGAAAAGATATTGGTTTATTAACTGAAATGGTATATGGAACGATTCAACGTCGTGACACACTAGATTATTATTTACAACCATTTTTAAGAAAAAAGGTTGAAGCGTGGGTAAGAGTGTTGCTTCGCCTATCTTTATATCAAATGCTATATTTAGACCGAGTTCCAGAAAGAGCGGCTATTCATGAAGCTGTTGAGATTGCGAAGCGTCGTGGACATAAAGGGATTTCAGGCATGGTGAACGGAGTATTGCGTTCAATTCAGCGAGAAGGTGTACCTTCGTTAGAAGAAATCAATAATCCAGTAGAACGACTTGCGATTGCAACAAGTCATCCGATGTGGCTTGTACAAGAATGGGCATCTGAATATGGTTTAGAGACAGCAGAGAAAATGTGTGAAGTAAATATGTTGCCACCTGTACCAACAGCGCGTGTAAATGTTGATAAAGTAACGGTAGAAGAAGCGGTTGCGTTATTAGCTGATGAGGGTATAGAAGCAAAACGTGGCGAATTGTCAGAGGATGCAATTCAAATTGAAAGAGGAAATGTCGCACATACAGAAGCGTTCAAAAAAGGTTTCCTTTCTATTCAAGATGAAAGCTCAATGCTTGTAGCACGTGCTTTAGAACCGAATAAAGGAGATGCAGTTCTAGATAGTTGTGCTGCTCCTGGCGGAAAAACAACTCATATTGCAGAGCGTTTGGACGGAACAGGTAAGGTAATGTCGCTTGATTTACACGCACATAAAGTACGTTTAATTGAACAACAGGCGAAGAGACTTGGTTTAGAAAATGTAGAAACGATGGCTTTAGATGCTAGAAAAGTTCAAGAGCATTTTGCAAATGAATCTTTTGACAAAATATTAGTAGATGCACCATGTTCTGGATTTGGTGTTATTAGACGTAAACCTGATATTAAGTTAGGTAAAGATAAGGGCGATAGTGAAAGATTATCAACGATTCAACTTGCGATACTAGAAAAAATAGCACCATTGTTAAAACAAGGTGGTCGCCTTGTTTATAGTACGTGCACAATTGAAAAAATAGAGAATGAACAAGTAATAAAGCAATTTTTACAAGAGCATCCTGAATTTGAATGGGATACTACGATAAAAGATCGCATGCCAGAAAAGTTAAATCCGTATATTGATGAAGGTCAAGTACGAATTTTACCGCATTATTTTGCAACAGATGGCTTTTATATTGCTTGTTTAAGAAAGAAGGTGTAGCATCATGGAAACGACTGTAAAAAAACAAAAGAAAAATCTAGAAACAAAGAAACCATCAATTTATTCTTTACAACTTCATGAAATGCAAGATTGGTTAAAGGAACAAGGAGAACCTAAGTTCCGTGCAGGACAAATTTTTGATTGGCTATATAAAAAACGTGTAAAAAATTATGAGGATATGTCAAACCTTGCTAAAGGATTGCGCGATAAATTGTCGAATTCCTTTGATATTACTACTTTAAATACTTTAGTAAAACAAACGTCTTCGGATGGAACGATTAAATTCCTATTCCAGTTATACGATGGGTACTCTATTGAAACGGTACTAATGCGACATGAATATGGAAATTCCATTTGTGTAACAACACAGGTGGGTTGCCGCATTGGCTGTACGTTCTGTGCTTCTACACTTGGTGGGTTAAAACGAAACTTAGAGGCTGGAGAAATTGTAGCGCAAGTAGTAGAAGTTCAGCGTGCGCTTGATGAAACAGAAGAACGTGTAAGTTCTCTTGTTGTTATGGGAATCGGAGAGCCGTTTGATAATTATGACAACTTAATGTCATTCTTACGCATTGTAAATCATGAAAAAGGAATTCATATTGGTGCAAGACATATGACAGTTTCAACAAGTGGAATTGTTCCAAAAATTTATAAGTTCGCTGAAGAAGATATGCAAATTAATTTTGCGATTTCATTGCATTCTGCAAATACAGAGTTACGTTCAAAATTAATGCCGATTAACCGTGCTTATAAGCTACCAGATTTAATGGAAGCTGTTAAATACTATGTAAATAGAACAGGGCGTCGTATTACGTTTGAATATGGCTTATTTGGAGGGGAAAATGACCAAGTTGAGCAAGCTGAAGAACTTGCTGCGCTCTTAAAAGGTGTAAAATGTCATGTAAACTTAATTCCGGTAAACTACGTGCCAGAACGTGATTATGTACGTACGCCACGAGAGCAAATTTTCTTATTTGAAAAGACGCTAAAAGATCGTGGAGTGAATGTAACAATTCGCCGTGAACAAGGTCATGATATTGATGCAGCCTGCGGTCAGTTGCGTGCAAAGGAGCGCAAAGAAGAGACGAGGTGACGAGATGAAAGCCGTGTTTCTATCGGATAAAGGGAAAGTTCGTCAACATAATGAAGATAGTGCAGGAGTTTTTCACAATTTAGATGGAAATATTTTAGCGGTAGTAGCAGATGGAATGGGAGGTCATCGAGCTGGCGATGTAGCTAGCTCGATGGCTATTCAATTATTCCATGATTATTGGAAGCAAACGCATAATATGAATGAGCCTAAAAAGGTAGAAAAGTGGTTACATACTAACGTTGGAATTATTAATGAGCGCATATATGCTTACTCTAAGCAGCATGTAGAATGTAATGGCATGGGAACAACGGTTATCGTGGCGATTTGTACACCTAATTTTGTAACAATAGGTCATATAGGAGATAGTCGTTGTTATATGGTATCAGAGGGAGAAATATCGCTTGTAACGGAAGATCACTCACTTGTAAATGAACTTGTTAGGCACGGTGAAATTTCAAAAGAAGATGCAGAATATCACCCGAAAAAGAATGTTCTGTTAAGAGCATTAGGAACAGAAGAAAAAGTCGGACTAGATGTTAAAACATTGGTGCTCGAAGAAGACGATCAATTGCTTCTTTGCTCTGATGGATTGTCTAACAAAGTTTCTATTGCTGATATGCAACAAATTTTACAATTGAATGAACAGCTCGAGGCGAAGGGAGAGCATCTCATTCAATTAGCAAATGATCGTGGTGGAGAAGATAATATCACCCTCGTTATTATTGATTATGCGGATTCGACAAACGAAAGTAGGTGAAGTGCAACGTGCTGATTGGAAAACGCTTAAATGACCGTTATAAGCTGCTGAAAATGATTGGCGGTGGAGGAATGGCCAATGTATATTTAGCTCATGATGATATACTTGGCCGAGATGTAGCGGTGAAAATATTAAGACTCGACTATTCAAATAATGAAGAGTTTATTAAACGTTTCCATCGAGAAGCGCAATCTGTTACAACGTTGTCGCATCCAAATATTGTGAATATGTATGATGTTGGGGAAGAGGATGGTATATATTATCTTGTAATGGAATATGTACCTGGCCGAACATTGAAGCAATACATAATTGATCGAGGGATGTTACCGATAGGAGAAGCTCTTGATATAATGGAGCAGTTAACATCCGCCATGGCACACGCCCATCATTTTGAGATTGTGCATCGCGATATTAAACCGCACAATATTTTGATCCGAGATGATGGAGTGATAAAAGTCACAGACTTTGGAATTGCGACAGCTACAAGTGCAGCAACGATTACACATACAAATTCGGTGCTCGGTTCGGTGCATTATTTATCACCAGAACAAGCGCGTGGCGGTATAGCGAATAAACAATCAGATATTTATTCACTTGGGATTGTTATGTTTGAATTGTTAACAGGAAGACAACCGTTTTCTGGTGAATCTGCTGTTGCAATTGCGTTAAAACATTTACAAAATGAAATGCCATCTCCAAAAAGATGGAATGAAAATATTCCACAAAGTGTTGAAAATATTATATTAAAGGCAACTGCGAAAGATCCGTTCCATCGATATCAATCTGCTAACGCGATGAAACGAGATATTGAAACAGCACTATACCCAGAACGAATCAATGAACAACCATTTTACATACCAGAAGATATGGAAGCAACGAAAGCGATTCCAATTATTCAACAAGAACAACTATTTCAAAACGTAAGTGATGAAACGATTGTATTAAAAGGAAGTAAAGTGGATGAACAAGTAAGAAAAGAAGAGACCGAATCAGGTAAGAAGAAAAAACGAAGTAACAAATGGCTGAAGGTTTTAATTACAACATTTTTACTTTTAGCGATAGGGATAACATTAGCACTTACTGTTGTTCCAGGCTTCTTTATTCCGAAAGATGTGAAGGTTCCTGACGTGGCTGGTATGAAATATACAACAGCTGTAAATACATTAGTTGAAAAGGGGTTTGAAGTTACTGAACCTAATATTG
Proteins encoded:
- the rlmN gene encoding 23S rRNA (adenine(2503)-C(2))-methyltransferase RlmN produces the protein METTVKKQKKNLETKKPSIYSLQLHEMQDWLKEQGEPKFRAGQIFDWLYKKRVKNYEDMSNLAKGLRDKLSNSFDITTLNTLVKQTSSDGTIKFLFQLYDGYSIETVLMRHEYGNSICVTTQVGCRIGCTFCASTLGGLKRNLEAGEIVAQVVEVQRALDETEERVSSLVVMGIGEPFDNYDNLMSFLRIVNHEKGIHIGARHMTVSTSGIVPKIYKFAEEDMQINFAISLHSANTELRSKLMPINRAYKLPDLMEAVKYYVNRTGRRITFEYGLFGGENDQVEQAEELAALLKGVKCHVNLIPVNYVPERDYVRTPREQIFLFEKTLKDRGVNVTIRREQGHDIDAACGQLRAKERKEETR
- the priA gene encoding primosomal protein N', with translation MKFASVVVDVPARQTDRPFDYIIPKKWEDIVQTGMRVVVPFGPRKLQGFIIGIKDSVDLESKKLKALYEILDVTPVLNDELLKLGYWLTSETLCYMISAFQVMLPTAIKATYKKRLQLRNQEEVAPEILSLFQGKETIDWEAIEAQPHLYRTIQQEIKNGTTEVVYQVKDKVQKKKQRVVQPELPADKLELAAFELKSKKQQDVLYYFVENYNSVPLKNLTEELQITDAPIKSLVKKGLISEKYVEVYRNPYDDDDFEQTKPFPLTEEQKQVITPILSSITNETYNPFLLYGVTGSGKTEVYLQSIAAVLEKGKEAIVLVPEIALTPQMVDRFKGRFGSQVAVLHSALSVGEKYDEWRKILRKEVKVVVGARSAIFAPFENLGIIIIDEEHESSYKQEDNPKYHARDVAVWRGQYHKCPIVLGSATPTLESFARAKKGVYGLLTMEKRMNKQALPTVEIVDMREELRDGNRSMFSKALHEKIADRLEKKEQMVLFLNRRGHSTFVMCRDCGYVVQCPHCDISLTYHKMNHRLKCHYCSHEENMPTECPACNSTYIRFFGTGTQKVEEEITKLFPEARVIRMDVDTTSRKGMHEKLLKAFGEEKADILLGTQMIAKGLDFPKVTLVGVLTADTMLHLPDFRASEKTYQLLTQVSGRAGRHELPGEVVIQTYTPEHYSVELAKNQQYDVFYEQEMQMRQMRQYPPYYYVVLVTVSHPELLKAVQVTEKIVGHLRTHCSRQTMVLGPVASAIPRIKDRYRYQCMIKYKREPNLKNVLKMVNEHYQAEMQKELQISIDFNPTMLM
- the fmt gene encoding methionyl-tRNA formyltransferase, with translation MMKVVFMGTPDFSVPVLRRLIEDGYDVVGVVTQPDRPVGRKKVLTPTPVKVEAEKHGIPVLQPLKIREKDEYEKVLALEPDLIVTAAFGQIVPNEILEAPKYGCINVHASLLPELRGGAPIHYAIMEGKEKTGITIMYMVEKLDAGDILTQVEVEIEERETTGSLFDKLSEAGAHLLSKTVPLLIQGKLEPIKQSEAEVTFAYNIKREQEIIDWTKTGEEVYNHIRGLNPWPVAYTTLAGQVIKVWWGEKVSITEKAEPGTIVALEEDGFVVATGNKTGVKITELQPSGKKRMSCSQFLRGTKPEIGTKLGENA
- a CDS encoding Stp1/IreP family PP2C-type Ser/Thr phosphatase codes for the protein MKAVFLSDKGKVRQHNEDSAGVFHNLDGNILAVVADGMGGHRAGDVASSMAIQLFHDYWKQTHNMNEPKKVEKWLHTNVGIINERIYAYSKQHVECNGMGTTVIVAICTPNFVTIGHIGDSRCYMVSEGEISLVTEDHSLVNELVRHGEISKEDAEYHPKKNVLLRALGTEEKVGLDVKTLVLEEDDQLLLCSDGLSNKVSIADMQQILQLNEQLEAKGEHLIQLANDRGGEDNITLVIIDYADSTNESR
- the def gene encoding peptide deformylase, producing the protein MAVLEIVKHPNEVLETPCERVINFDKKLVKLLKDMHETMLIADGVGLAAPQVGVSLQVAVVDIGDDTGKIELINPVILEKRGEQVGPEGCLSFPGLYGEVERADYIKVRAQNRRGKIFLLEADDFLARAIQHEIDHLHGVLFTSKVKRYYEAGELE
- the rsmB gene encoding 16S rRNA (cytosine(967)-C(5))-methyltransferase RsmB gives rise to the protein MRQNVRELALDGLIQVEKSGAYSNLLLNNLIEKNTIDRKDIGLLTEMVYGTIQRRDTLDYYLQPFLRKKVEAWVRVLLRLSLYQMLYLDRVPERAAIHEAVEIAKRRGHKGISGMVNGVLRSIQREGVPSLEEINNPVERLAIATSHPMWLVQEWASEYGLETAEKMCEVNMLPPVPTARVNVDKVTVEEAVALLADEGIEAKRGELSEDAIQIERGNVAHTEAFKKGFLSIQDESSMLVARALEPNKGDAVLDSCAAPGGKTTHIAERLDGTGKVMSLDLHAHKVRLIEQQAKRLGLENVETMALDARKVQEHFANESFDKILVDAPCSGFGVIRRKPDIKLGKDKGDSERLSTIQLAILEKIAPLLKQGGRLVYSTCTIEKIENEQVIKQFLQEHPEFEWDTTIKDRMPEKLNPYIDEGQVRILPHYFATDGFYIACLRKKV
- the pknB gene encoding Stk1 family PASTA domain-containing Ser/Thr kinase, which codes for MLIGKRLNDRYKLLKMIGGGGMANVYLAHDDILGRDVAVKILRLDYSNNEEFIKRFHREAQSVTTLSHPNIVNMYDVGEEDGIYYLVMEYVPGRTLKQYIIDRGMLPIGEALDIMEQLTSAMAHAHHFEIVHRDIKPHNILIRDDGVIKVTDFGIATATSAATITHTNSVLGSVHYLSPEQARGGIANKQSDIYSLGIVMFELLTGRQPFSGESAVAIALKHLQNEMPSPKRWNENIPQSVENIILKATAKDPFHRYQSANAMKRDIETALYPERINEQPFYIPEDMEATKAIPIIQQEQLFQNVSDETIVLKGSKVDEQVRKEETESGKKKKRSNKWLKVLITTFLLLAIGITLALTVVPGFFIPKDVKVPDVAGMKYTTAVNTLVEKGFEVTEPNIVYTDDVEAGKVIKTDPIAGRVVKENSKITIYQSGGKKKSKMSDFTGKDFESIRAELEEKYKQVTVNYIENDKPKGEIVEQIPTPDQMVIEAEQELKIWVSKGPYQIRSGDFSGWTENSVKGYLNERKLVSDIKREYSDAIDKGLVISQFPKPGTPLKEGDKVTIVISDGPKPKVTKTVKVDNISIPYEPSATGEKKPQTIEIYKEDMQQKMDRPVETRTISESATISLEFVIQEGARGHYKIVRDGVTIIDKEVPYPAQ